Proteins encoded by one window of Halosolutus gelatinilyticus:
- a CDS encoding SDR family NAD(P)-dependent oxidoreductase, which produces MDDYTHTPVTVADERAVVIGGTSGLGQAIALGFAADGADVVATSRSEDKVDATADLLEDRGANTARVTCDVTDRESLENVRETAEEALGGIDVVVASQGAISRDTVLEISDDEWDFVTAIQLDGVRRVTQTFAPAMDEGGSIVNISSLAARLSMANLPAYSAAKGGVEAFTRASAKELAPEIRVNAVAPGFFITPQNADTYAEGTKKRDRIDERTPLGRVGERDEVVGAAIYLASDAASFVTGEVLTVDGGFADSAF; this is translated from the coding sequence GCACGAGCGGGCTCGGCCAGGCCATCGCGCTGGGATTCGCGGCCGACGGGGCGGACGTCGTCGCGACGAGTCGATCCGAGGACAAGGTCGACGCGACGGCCGATCTGCTCGAGGACCGCGGCGCGAACACGGCTCGGGTCACCTGCGACGTGACCGACCGGGAGTCGCTCGAGAACGTCCGCGAGACCGCGGAAGAGGCCTTGGGCGGGATCGACGTCGTGGTCGCCTCGCAAGGAGCGATTTCGCGCGATACCGTCCTCGAGATCAGCGACGACGAGTGGGATTTCGTCACCGCCATCCAACTCGACGGCGTGCGACGCGTCACGCAGACGTTCGCGCCCGCGATGGACGAGGGCGGAAGTATCGTGAACATTTCCTCGCTTGCGGCGCGGCTCTCGATGGCGAACCTCCCCGCATACTCCGCGGCGAAAGGCGGCGTCGAGGCCTTCACCCGTGCGTCCGCGAAGGAACTCGCGCCCGAGATCCGGGTCAACGCGGTCGCGCCGGGCTTTTTCATCACGCCGCAAAACGCCGACACCTACGCCGAGGGGACGAAGAAGCGCGATCGGATCGACGAGCGGACACCGCTCGGACGCGTCGGCGAACGCGACGAGGTCGTCGGCGCGGCGATCTACCTCGCGAGCGACGCGGCCTCGTTCGTCACTGGCGAGGTGCTGACCGTCGACGGCGGATTCGCAGATAGCGCGTTCTGA